One stretch of Mangifera indica cultivar Alphonso chromosome 9, CATAS_Mindica_2.1, whole genome shotgun sequence DNA includes these proteins:
- the LOC123224782 gene encoding 60S ribosomal protein L15-like has protein sequence MGAYTYVSELWRKKQSDVMRFLQRVRCWEYRQHPSIVRVTHPTRPDKARRLGYKAKQGYVVYRVRVRRGGRKRPVPKGIVYGKPTNQGVTQLKFQRSKRSVAEERAGRKLAGLKVLNSYWINEDSTYKYFEVILVDAAHNAIRNDPRINWICKPVHKHRELRGLTSAGKKYRGLRGKGHLHHKARPSRRANWKRNNTLSLRRYR, from the exons ATGG GTGCTTACACTTACGTATCGGAGCTATGGAGGAAGAAGCAGTCCGATGTTATGAGGTTTTTGCAGAGGGTGAGGTGCTGGGAGTACCGTCAACATCCTTCTATTGTGCGTGTCACTCATCCCACTCGCCCTGACAAGGCTCGCCGCTTGGGGTACAAGGCCAAGCAG GGTTATGTGGTCTATCGTGTGCGTGTAAGACGTGGTGGACGAAAGAGACCAGTTCCTAAGGGTATTGTATATGGTAAGCCAACAAACCAGGGTGTTACTCAGCTAAAATTCCAACGCAGCAAGCGTTCAGTGGCTGAGGAACGTGCTGGTAGGAAACTTGCTGGCCTTAAGGTTCTCAACTCTTACTGGATCAATGAG GATTCAACTTACAAATACTTCGAGGTAATCTTGGTTGATGCTGCCCACAATGCTATCCGAAATGACCCCAGGATCAACTGGATCTGCAAACCTGTTCACAAACACAGGGAGCTTCGTGGACTCACCTCTGCTGGGAAGAAGTACAGAGGACTCCGTGGAAAGGGACACCTGCACCACAAGGCTCGACCTTCAAGAAGGGCCAACTGGAAGAGGAACAACACACTCTCACTCAGGCGTTACCGTTAA